One Leptolyngbya sp. CCY15150 genomic window carries:
- a CDS encoding CHAT domain-containing protein codes for MSRGNGAIASLWQVSDGGTQVLMDAFYAALNNGYSKAEALQRAQQALITSDETVLEGDRGNATIEIIDSRTGQPLTQSPDLAHPYYWAPFILIGNGL; via the coding sequence TTGAGTAGGGGCAACGGGGCGATCGCCTCCCTGTGGCAAGTCAGCGACGGCGGCACCCAGGTCTTGATGGATGCTTTCTATGCGGCATTGAATAACGGCTACAGCAAAGCCGAAGCCCTGCAACGGGCGCAGCAGGCATTGATCACCAGCGACGAAACTGTTTTGGAAGGCGATCGCGGCAACGCCACCATTGAGATTATCGATAGCCGCACTGGGCAACCCTTGACCCAAAGCCCTGACCTGGCCCATCCCTACTATTGGGCACCGTTTATTTTGATTGGCAATGGGTTGTAA